Proteins encoded by one window of Engraulis encrasicolus isolate BLACKSEA-1 chromosome 23, IST_EnEncr_1.0, whole genome shotgun sequence:
- the LOC134440144 gene encoding uncharacterized protein LOC134440144: MAFCPKTFNQSGSWIGAEPRTRSKRVFSHVNSAEEMGMASHWRPQSEHPYKYVRATRFSSSKYWKEYQKGQATSQEQQCHGMANLRTSAPQTLRFVGNLIHPQSTSVRGSQLASTGPVVTPNMATTCPSNMNNLIPTSGVTATLLSQLGPLKFVGNLELPAGRIHGQQNIRPAQSAGIMTHGELTTSRVDVMSSTSAAPASLSTGAFGGAPTLSQTTGSQYSRDELLKMINLHGEMMVKYRELRGKAEGIEKLMMQAVCPTEHQEKTENIQDRSWEEEAKALDDLTGGIVLPEDAMEKLEAIPGILDLAREMGFLC; the protein is encoded by the exons ATGGCTTTTTGTCCGAAAACCTTCAACCAGAGTGGATCATGGATTGGGGCTGAACCCCGTACTCGTTCTAAGCGAGTTTTTTCGCATGTCAACTCTGCTGAAGAAATGGGCATGGCCTCTCATTGGAGGCCCCAGTCTGAGCATCCATACAAATATGTGCGGGCAACACGGTTTTCTTCCA GCAAGTACTGGAAGGAGTACCAAAAGGGGCAAGCCACTTCCCAGGAGCAGCAGTGCCATGGTATGGCCAACCTGCGAACCTCAGCACCTCAGACCCTGAGATTTGTGGGCAACTTGATCCACCCTCAGTCCACCAGTGTCAGAGGTAGCCAGCTGGCCTCCACCGGACCTGTGGTGACTCCCAACATGGCTACAACCTGCCCATCCAACATGAACAACCTCATCCCTACATCTGGTGTCACAGCTACTTTGCTGAGCCAGCTTGGACCCCTAAAGTTTGTGGGGAATCTCGAACTGCCTGCAGGGCGTATTCATGGTCAGCAGAACATCAGGCCAGCCCAGTCGGCTGGCATCATGACCCACGGAGAATTAACAACTTCAAGGGTCGATGTCATGTCGTCCACGTCTGCAGCTCCTGCGAGTCTCTCCACTGGGGCCTTTGGTGGAGCCCCGACTCTCTCTCAGACCACTGGCTCTCAGTACAGCAGAGATGAACTTCTGAAGATGATCAATCTCCATGGTGAAATGATGGTCAAGTACAGAGAGCTGAGAGGTAAGGCTGAGGGCATCGAAAAGCTGATGATGCAGGCAGTGTGCCCTACTGAGCATCAGGAGAAGACAGAGAACATCCAAGACAGGAGCTGGGAAGAAGAGGCAAAGGCATTGGATGATCTCACTGGGGGTATTGTTCTTCCTGAGGATGCTATGGAGAAACTTGAGGCTATTCCTGGCATTTTGGACTTGGCAAGAGAGATGGGCTTCTTGTGTTaa